Within Chiloscyllium plagiosum isolate BGI_BamShark_2017 unplaced genomic scaffold, ASM401019v2 scaf_12682, whole genome shotgun sequence, the genomic segment tctgtattttttttctgaaattttccttctttatttttccaactgGTTAGTGACCTACAGAATACACCCATTGATATAATGGGGCACTGTCATTACTTAATTCCTGTACTTCCTGTTCTATACAGGCCAAGGGATGGCTTGATTTGAAAATTCTCAAACCTGTATAATTCCAAAACTCTCCAGGATCTCTCTAGCTCTCTAATCCTGGGCTCTTATGCAATTGTAATTTTAATCACCTCACCATTGGTCTGACTGTCAGTTGCCTTGGTCCTTTTAACTGGAATTTCCACCTTGCAATTCTATACCCCTCTTAGCTCTTTTCATAAACCCTTAATACCaaccactttgcccaagtctttaACCATATTGACTAAAATGACTTGCATGCCTCagtattttgtttcataattttttttagattagattacttacagtgtggaaacaggcccttcggcccaacaagtccacaccatcccgccgaagcgcaacccacccctacccctacatttaccccttacctaacactacaggcaatttagcatggccaattcacctgacctgcacatctttgggctgtgggaggaaaccggaacacccggaggaaacccacgcagacacgggagaacgtgcaaactccacacagtcagttgcctgagacgggaattgaacccgggtctctggcgctgtgaggcagcagtgctaaccactgtgccaccgtgccgcccactaatgttcCCTTGAAACACCTTGGAATGGTTGTGTGAAATGGGAGGTGCTGAATGAGTACAAGTTGATAAAGaatgtagattagagtggtgctggaatattcctgatgaaggatttttgcccgaaacgttgattttcctgctcctcggatgctgcctgaactgctgtgcttttccagtaccactctaatctagaatctggtttccagcatctgcagcccttgtttttacctagttgatgaAGAATGTACTTGTAACAACATCAGGTGGGTAAAATAAATGTGGATACAGGCTGAATATAATAAAATCAGTAATTGGCAGAAGATTGGCACTAATTGATAAAGCCATGATCGGCAGAATGAtattttctgcactgtaataattctgacAGGATTGGTTTAAGGAAGAATGGGGCTGATTAGGGACCAATGAGAGAAATACCACATGGAGATAAGAAGCACAACTGAGGTAATTGCATCTATATTTGTCAAGGAAGATGATGTTGCCCAGTGCTGGCAAAATAGGCAGTAGTTCAAATGCATTTGAAAGTTTTGAATATAAATTTGTCAaggattctttttaaaaatgagtatGTAATACCTTACTTTCCTTGTGTTACACTGTTTGAACTGGTGGGCAGTTTGCATCTTGTGTTTTCTACCACCTCTGGATGACCTCTGACCTCTCTCCAGGACCTCCTCACAGCAATGAGATAAGGTTGGAGGCCATTCAGAAATGGAGAATCGATTATAAGACATAAGAACTcaggtagaccattcagccaaatTTGTTCTACTATTCAGTGAGATTATATCTGTTTTGGATTGTCCTCAGCTGCAGTTTCTTGCCTTTCacccgtaacctttgattcccttactgattaaacatctatCAATCTAAGCTTTGAATATACTTTGCAATCCAGAATTGAcatccctctgcagtaaagaatttcataaCTTTGGTACCCTCAGAAGAACTTCCTTTTCTTCCCAGTCCGAAATGtgcgaccccttattctgagattatgccctctggtttgaTATTGTCCTACAACAAGAAATAACCTTTtaagcatttaccctgtcaattcCCCCAggaatgtttcaataaagtttctTCTCTTGCTCCTAAATTCCAATAAGcataggcccaacctactcaacctatcTTCCTACGACTGTTCTCCATAAGAAGTCAAACTACTAAAATTATCTGGGTTGACTTCATGCTAGTATATGCTTCATGCATTCTTAGAAAAGCGGCCCAGTTTCACTATTCCAACTATGGTCTGACCAGTCCCTACTTTTACGCTCCATTTCCTTAAAATAACGAGCAATATTTCATTTACTTTCCCTGTTATCTGCTGAAATTGGACACTAACTTCTTTTGACTAAGGATAAAGAACTCCCATATCCTTTCTTATtttgctttctgcagtttttctccatttaaggaATATCCTGTTGTCCAATCTTGCTGCCAAAgtgcattatattccatttgttgAGTTTTTGCCCACTCTGTTAACCTGTATATATCCCTCTGCAGGTATATGATTTTGTGTCATCCCAACCAGTTGCCTTCCCTATTTTTGAGTTATTGGCAACCTTGGTTATACACGATTCACTTTCCTCAACAAAATTATTGCTaggtattgtaaataattgtggcaatAGCACTGTTTCCTGCTGCACTTgactagttacagattgccatcctaAAGTGACCCCCTTACCTCAACTCTGTTTTCCATTAGTTAGCCAGTCCTCTGTCCATGTTAATGTACAACCCCAACACCAAGGGCTCTTAGAAAGTGTGTGCGCACAGTACATTATAAAAAATAATCTTAATGTGTGAtgcattatcaaatgcctttgaaaattcaaatatgttGCATCCACCGCTTCCCCTTTCACTTTATCTCCTTTATCTTTATCCCctattaccacctcaaagaattctggtaaatttatcaggcatgattttcTCTTAgcgaagccatgctgacaataTGTTCGTGTGTATTTTGAAATGCTCTGCTGTTTCAATTTATGTATTATAACTGACCTGCTTTCCTTTCATTCCTTATAGAATGATCTActgctgcttctatttcttacTTTCGTATTACTTAGTTAATCCAAAATTTGTTACTTTTTACGTATGGGAGTCATGTTCTATtgtgaaatgtttgcttttgatATCATGTAGAAGGATTTGACTATAACGATGATGGGAGCTATGAATGCAAATCTGGAGAGGTGTTTGGAAGCCAGCATCGATTTCCTCTGCAGTTTTTCTGGGATTTTAAGGtaactttcttaaaaaaaactgtacatgttgattttgaaatattttcataaaTCATGATGTTTAAACATGCTTTACAGATAAATTTGCTTGGAGAGAAAGATGACACTCCCATTCATTTCTGTGATAAATGTGGATTGCCAATTAAGATATATGGACGCATGGTGAGTGACATCCTCTGAATATTGTAGTAGATGTTTAGTTAaaagaaatatgttttttttttcttttttctttcatatGTTGCATTTAACTAGTTAGTTGGGAGCAGTTCATTGAGATTACAATTGTCTTGAAAAGTGTGAACTCTGATTCTTTAATTTTATCTGGCAAGTTTAGAGAGCTATTAGTTTTCCTGCAGATAACCTTGTTTGTAAGCTAACATTTAATCTAATTTAACTATGAATTAATCTTCTGTCATAGGGTGAGTGTAGAGGAGATAATCTGCTCTCTTATTAGAAGGAGAGATGGTtggtgatgagtttaacctgacAGTCTCCATACCTTGGTCACGATTTAGAAAGTGCGGCTGTCACAATGACCTCAGCAATATAGAAATTGAATGTGCGCTGTTGATgtcactgcatcacaaaccaaccatccagcaaACTGAACTACTGAATGCCCTGCCATTTTCCTCTCTGCCAAAATGTCTCTATTAAAATCTATCTGTCATTTAACTGCCCATTCTTTTAGCCTATTGTCAATTTTAGTCAATTGCTATCATCCTCACTGCTAGACCTCCAATATAGGTAAGTGGTAAGTAAATGTCACCAGATTAGTATtccagaaccccaggttaatATTCTAGCAATGTAGCTTCAAATTCCACCTagacaaatggtgaaatttgaatacaataaaattaTAGAATTAAAAATTAAACCACTAGTGATGATGCAATTGTCAATTGCTGAACAAATCcatttgttcactaatgtcctgtagagaAGGAAATTTACCATCCTTTGTCTGGGTGACTCAGTAATTATCTTTGGAACGACCAAACATATGCTCAGTTCAGAGGCAGTTAaacataggcaataaatgctggcccacttcccatgaaaacatttttcaagaatttgtgttatcagcaaatatGACATCTTACTCTCTAATCCAATATTCAGTATATCAGTTTAAAAACTTGTATTAAAGCTGAACTAGCTCTGACCATGAGACTGGAATTGCTTTAAGCACTGCAGCAAAGGCAGTGCAAGCTAAAGCTTTGGAAAATCTTGAGACCGCAGACAATAGGTGGAAGGGTAATGATCACCAAGCTGTCACTGGCGTCCAGTGAGCTGTAGGAACTAATTTACTCAATCCTTACTGTAGAAAAAGCATTTTGATCTGTGTGAGATGTCTCACCATAAGAAGTTGGGAAAATCAGTGGTAGCCAAAGTGACACTTCCTGCAGGAGCAAAACTGACCCTGGACATAATGACTGAAGGTGGCAGAACTCAAAGGAGTTGAACCTGATGGCATCTATAAACTGAAGGGGAAGCAAGTTAAAGTCAACATAGATTCTGATGAATCAGTCacagaaaacattgaaaattaaaGCAAGAAGTCCTAGGTATATATAGTTTAATCTTTAATTTATGTAATGGACTTTAATTGGGAAGAAATATCACCTTTACATGTGCACCAAATCAAAACTAAGTGcttgtaaaaaaaatcaaatcaattgaTTTAACTGATGTAATTGTTTTGATGAgctaaagggcctttttctgagcTGTAGACATCTGCCTATGAGCATTGGAAAACACAATctgcagtcctccagtctgaaaagccaccAATTTCTATAGCCTACCTTTTTTTGATCTTAAGCCGCTTTCTGTCCAAGCTGATACTGATTCTTCTCTTCCAATGAGCCTCAATGTTTTTAAACAGCCTTTTTTGAGATACTTTGTCAAATGGTCTCTTAAACCTGTGTCGACAAGTGTTGTTCAACAAATTTTGCTATTGCTGGTTCATTCTTTTCAAATTGGATGTGACAAATTGTTGCTTTCTAATTGGGTGAGAAACTTTAATCAGATGGACATTAAGACTCTTAAGCTGCAGTTCCAGCCCTGCCAGAACAGGAAAATCCTGCAAAAGAAGACAATTCCtaacattagttttgttttaagaagcaaaatcaaacaagacaagtaaaatactgtagatgctgggaatctgatataaaattaaaaattgctgCCAAAGTTCAGGTTCAGCAGCAGCATCTATGccaagaaaaacagagttaatgcttcaagttgcTCAGCTTTCAAATTAACATTGAAATGGCATTGTCTCATGTACAGTTTTGGTATCCTTATTGACAGAAAGATATGGTTGCCATTGGGGAAATACAGCAAAGATTCATCAGGCAGATTCCTGCAGTTGGAGACGGGGAAGGGATAATGGGTGTCCGATGAAGGACAGACTAGGTGCACATTTTCGGGATTTATAtgaaatctctgaaagttgccacccaggtaaatagtgcggtgaagaaggcatatggcgtactggcttttattggtagaggaattgcgttccggagccctgaggtcatgttgcagttgtataagactctggtgcagccgcatctggagtattgtgtgcaattttggtcgccacactataggaaggatgtggaggcactggaacgggtgcagaggaggtttaccaggatgttgcctggtatggtaggaagatcgtatgaggaaaggctgaggcaattggggctgttttcattggagaaaagaaggtttaagggtgacttgatagaggtgtacaagatgatcaggggtttagatagggttgaccatgagaaccttttccacgtatggagtcagctattacaagggggcatagctttaaattaaggcggGGTAGGTATagaacagatgttaggggtaggttctttactcagcgagtcgtgagttcatggaatgcactgccagtagcagtggtggactctccctcattatgggcatttaagcgagcattggataggcatatggatgatagtgggctagtgtaggttaggtgggcttggatcagcgcaacatcgacggccgaagggcctgtactgccctgtattcttctatgttctaNNNNNNNNNNNNNNNNNNNNNNNNNNNNNNNNNNNNccagtaccactctaatctagaatctggtttccagcatctgcagcccttgtttttacctagttgatgaAGAATGTACTTGTAACAACATCAGGTGGGTAAAATAAATGTGGATACAGGCTGAATATAATAAAATCAGTAATTGGCAGAAGATTGGCACTAATTGATAAAGCCATGATCGGCAGAATGAtattttctgcactgtaataattctgacAGGATTGGTTTAAGGAAGAATGGGGCTGATTAGGGACCAATGAGAGAAATACCACATGGAGATAAGAAGCACAACTGAGGTAATTGCATCTATATTTGTCAAGGAAGATGATGTTGCCCAGTGCTGGCAAAATAGGCAGTAGTTCAAATGCATTTGAAAGTTTTGAATATAAATTTGTCAaggattctttttaaaaatgagtatGTAATACCTTACTTTCCTTGTGTTACACTGTTTGAACTGGTGGGCAGTTTGCATCTTGTGTTTTCTACCACCTCTGGATGACCTCTGACCTCTCTCCAGGACCTCCTCACAGCAATGAGATAAGGTTGGAGGCCATTCAGAAATGGAGAATCGATTATAAGACATAAGAACTcaggtagaccattcagccaaatTTGTTCTACTATTCAGTGAGATTATATCTGTTTTGGATTGTCCTCAGCTGCAGTTTCTTGCCTTTCacccgtaacctttgattcccttactgattaaacatctatCAATCTAAGCTTTGAATATACTTTGCAATCCAGAATTGAcatccctctgcagtaaagaatttcataaCTTTGGTACCCTCAGAAGAACTTCCTTTTCTTCCCAGTCCGAAATGtgcgaccccttattctgagattatgccctctggtttgaTATTGTCCTACAACAAGAAATAACCTTTtaagcatttaccctgtcaattcCCCCAggaatgtttcaataaagtttctTCTCTTGCTCCTAAATTCCAATAAGcataggcccaacctactcaacctatcTTCCTACGACTGTTCTCCATAAGAAGTCAAACTACTAAAATTATCTGGGTTGACTTCATGCTAGTATATGCTTCATGCATTCTTAGAAAAGCGGCCCAGTTTCACTATTCCAACTATGGTCTGACCAGTCCCTACTCTTCCGCTCCATATCCTTAAAAAAACGAGCAATATTTCATTTACTTTCCCTGTTATCTGCTGAAATTGGACACTAACTTCTTTTGACTAAGGATAAAGAACTCCCATATCCTTTCTTATtttgctttctgcagtttttctccatttaaggaATATCCTGTTGTCCAATCTTGCTGCCAAAg encodes:
- the LOC122546631 gene encoding E3 ubiquitin-protein ligase Hakai-like, with protein sequence MSRNSTKSLTADEEGFDYNDDGSYECKSGEVFGSQHRFPLQFFWDFKINLLGEKDDTPIHFCDKCGLPIKIYGRMVSDIL